From Luteococcus japonicus, one genomic window encodes:
- a CDS encoding glycosyltransferase family 2 protein, whose translation MAAVTVVMPTYLRQEYLPRAIESLLAQEFKDFTALICDNANSETTRRYVESLHDDRLVYIPREKNLGLVRNSLNGFEAAQTEFVTKLDDDDEFEPTYLKRCVEALRAHPEASFAFTDMRWIGPKGEPLDAVQQQQDESHGFAQLHEGIYRPLNTLLVHGVVALNATVLRTSAVDWAALREDTETAFDLHILLEAARGGAGAWHVAERLVRYRVHPTTDSATNYARQLRGRLVALEDALPDAAAFDRPALHAALQQTAMTLARVELVKGHPGASRAALRPVLRDGVNPAIVRLAVLGALPARVSQGLMERREAQWQKRHGMGPVDPPRPS comes from the coding sequence ATGGCCGCAGTCACGGTTGTCATGCCGACCTATCTGAGGCAGGAGTACCTGCCGCGGGCCATCGAGTCACTGCTGGCCCAAGAGTTCAAGGACTTCACAGCTTTGATCTGTGACAACGCGAATTCCGAAACCACACGCCGCTATGTGGAAAGCCTGCATGATGACCGGTTGGTCTATATTCCGCGCGAAAAAAATCTCGGCCTGGTGCGTAATTCGCTGAATGGATTCGAGGCGGCCCAGACGGAGTTCGTGACCAAGCTGGACGACGACGATGAATTCGAACCCACCTACCTGAAGCGTTGCGTGGAGGCGCTGCGGGCCCACCCGGAGGCAAGCTTCGCCTTCACCGACATGCGGTGGATCGGCCCCAAGGGTGAACCCCTGGACGCGGTGCAGCAGCAGCAGGACGAGTCCCATGGTTTCGCCCAGCTGCACGAAGGCATCTACCGGCCACTGAACACCTTGCTTGTGCACGGAGTGGTGGCCCTCAACGCCACGGTCCTGCGCACCTCGGCGGTGGACTGGGCAGCGCTACGGGAGGACACCGAAACGGCCTTCGACCTGCACATCCTGCTGGAGGCAGCCCGCGGTGGGGCGGGGGCGTGGCACGTCGCCGAACGTCTGGTGCGCTACCGCGTGCACCCCACCACGGACTCGGCCACCAACTACGCCCGCCAGCTGCGCGGCCGCCTGGTGGCGCTGGAGGATGCACTCCCGGACGCCGCGGCCTTCGACCGCCCAGCACTGCACGCTGCGCTGCAGCAGACCGCGATGACCCTGGCCCGGGTAGAGCTCGTCAAGGGTCATCCCGGCGCCTCACGGGCAGCGCTTCGCCCCGTGCTGCGCGACGGTGTCAACCCGGCCATCGTCCGGCTGGCCGTGCTGGGTGCCCTGCCCGCCCGGGTGAGCCAAGGCCTGATGGAGCGCCGCGAGGCGCAGTGGCAGAAGCGTCACGGCATGGGGCCTGTCGACCCACCCAGGCCGAGCTGA
- a CDS encoding alpha-galactosidase — protein MTAQAQLVLENPTTCVVVDSPDGALPRIIHWGAGLGPLDEKLVRELVAAQAPVHMHNGQPDEGFALALLPEQWRGWYGHPGISGSRDGTAWAPRFVVQRIELDGKPVSGFVAAAEGTVVWHAVDVDCGLALALTLELTPSGLVRARAEVTNTGEGGYQLDELLIAMPVPARATEILDFAGRWGKERVPQRTPLHVGSHWREGRHGRTGADSAFVLHLGEPGFGFSSGDVWAVHTGWSGNHVHYAEKSLIGDQVIGGGELLLPGEVVLATGESYTSPWIHFSHGTGLDAVAHLHHDYLRATHPVDPQRPVTLNVWEAVYFDHDADRLKDLAHRAAKLGIERYVLDDGWFGSRRDDFSGLGDWVVSTEVWPQGLHPLVDEVTGLGMQFGLWFEPEMVNPDSDLARAHPEWVMQVPGRTPLEARHQWVLNLGIPGAYAHVRDQMMALLDEYDISYIKWDHNRDLLDAGTSPDGRPGVHEQTLSFYRLVDELKAAHPGLEIESCSSGGARIDLEVMQHCDRVWVSDNIDPTDRQQMMRWTTQLLPPEMLGSHIASGASHTTGRHHDINYRAATAVFGHLGVEWDLAKATDEELRQLGEWIAWYKQHRGLLNAGRLVRVDVPQASGGDVFLHGVVGEDAAIFAWTSLVTTATWSLGAIRLPGLDPEATYRVEHLGLTVTQGPGMHAEPVEMTGRMLATVGLRAPVVLPERTRILTVTRVE, from the coding sequence GTGACAGCACAGGCCCAACTCGTTCTCGAGAACCCCACGACCTGTGTGGTGGTCGACAGTCCCGACGGTGCGCTGCCCCGCATCATCCACTGGGGTGCCGGCCTGGGCCCCCTCGACGAGAAGCTCGTCCGGGAACTGGTGGCCGCCCAGGCGCCCGTCCACATGCACAACGGCCAGCCCGACGAGGGATTCGCCCTGGCCCTGCTCCCCGAGCAGTGGCGTGGCTGGTACGGGCATCCCGGCATCAGCGGGTCCCGCGACGGCACGGCATGGGCACCCCGCTTCGTCGTCCAGCGGATCGAACTGGACGGCAAGCCGGTCAGCGGTTTCGTCGCGGCGGCCGAGGGAACCGTCGTCTGGCATGCCGTCGACGTGGACTGCGGCCTGGCGCTCGCCCTGACCCTGGAACTGACCCCCTCGGGACTGGTGCGCGCCCGCGCCGAGGTGACCAATACCGGTGAGGGTGGCTACCAGCTCGACGAGCTGCTGATCGCCATGCCGGTTCCCGCCCGCGCCACCGAGATCCTCGACTTCGCCGGCCGCTGGGGCAAGGAGCGGGTGCCGCAACGTACCCCGCTGCATGTCGGAAGCCACTGGCGCGAGGGACGTCACGGCCGCACCGGTGCTGATTCGGCCTTCGTGCTGCACCTCGGAGAGCCAGGCTTCGGCTTCTCCTCCGGGGATGTCTGGGCGGTCCACACCGGCTGGAGCGGCAACCACGTCCACTATGCGGAGAAGAGCCTGATCGGCGACCAGGTGATCGGTGGCGGCGAGCTGCTGCTGCCCGGCGAGGTCGTGCTGGCAACGGGGGAGAGCTACACCAGTCCGTGGATCCACTTCAGCCACGGCACCGGACTCGACGCCGTCGCCCACCTCCACCACGACTACCTGCGCGCCACGCACCCCGTCGATCCCCAGCGTCCCGTCACCCTGAACGTCTGGGAGGCCGTCTACTTCGACCACGACGCGGACCGGCTCAAGGACCTGGCGCACCGTGCCGCGAAGCTCGGCATCGAGCGCTATGTGCTGGACGACGGCTGGTTCGGCTCTCGTCGCGACGACTTCTCCGGCCTGGGTGACTGGGTGGTCAGCACCGAGGTCTGGCCGCAGGGCCTGCATCCCCTGGTGGACGAGGTGACGGGTCTGGGCATGCAGTTCGGCCTGTGGTTCGAGCCCGAGATGGTCAACCCGGACTCGGACCTGGCCCGCGCCCATCCCGAATGGGTGATGCAGGTGCCCGGCCGCACCCCCTTGGAGGCCCGCCACCAGTGGGTGTTGAACCTGGGGATCCCAGGTGCCTATGCCCACGTCCGGGACCAGATGATGGCGCTGCTGGACGAGTACGACATCTCCTACATCAAGTGGGACCACAACCGTGACCTGTTGGATGCCGGCACATCGCCCGACGGGCGCCCCGGTGTGCACGAGCAGACGCTGTCCTTCTACCGGCTGGTGGACGAGCTCAAGGCCGCCCACCCCGGCCTGGAGATCGAGTCCTGCAGCTCGGGTGGAGCCCGGATCGATCTCGAGGTGATGCAGCACTGTGACCGCGTCTGGGTCAGCGACAACATCGACCCCACGGACCGGCAGCAGATGATGCGCTGGACCACCCAGCTGCTCCCACCCGAGATGCTCGGTTCGCACATCGCCTCGGGGGCCTCGCACACCACCGGCCGCCACCACGACATCAACTACCGTGCGGCGACGGCGGTCTTCGGGCACCTGGGCGTCGAGTGGGACCTCGCGAAGGCCACCGACGAGGAACTGCGCCAGCTGGGGGAGTGGATCGCCTGGTACAAGCAGCACCGCGGACTGCTCAATGCCGGACGGCTGGTGCGTGTGGATGTTCCCCAGGCCAGCGGGGGTGACGTCTTCCTGCATGGCGTCGTGGGGGAGGATGCTGCCATCTTCGCGTGGACCTCGTTGGTCACCACCGCCACCTGGAGCCTGGGTGCCATTCGGCTGCCTGGGCTGGATCCCGAGGCCACCTACCGGGTCGAGCACCTCGGTCTGACGGTGACGCAGGGGCCCGGCATGCACGCGGAGCCGGTGGAGATGACAGGGCGGATGCTGGCCACCGTCGGGCTGCGGGCTCCCGTGGTGCTTCCCGAGCGGACCAGGATCCTCACTGTGACGCGGGTGGAGTGA
- a CDS encoding carbohydrate ABC transporter permease encodes MSKFSFGKVLAWTAMALIIIASLFPFYWILRTALSTNPSLVQQPTKLLPPEMSLDGFRRVFGTQSGDAAIAAGGSGQEINFWAYLRNSVVVATLVTVGQVLFSAMAAYAFSRLQWKGRSFFYGLFLAGLMVPTIFTFLPNFVLIKQLGLLDSVFGIALPSMLMTPFAVFFLRQFFANIPTELEEAALFGRLQQDPKLLHPDPADERRTPRDAVDPDLHRRME; translated from the coding sequence ATGTCCAAGTTCTCCTTCGGCAAGGTCCTCGCCTGGACGGCGATGGCGCTGATCATCATTGCCTCGCTCTTCCCCTTCTACTGGATCCTGCGCACGGCCCTGAGCACCAACCCGTCGCTGGTCCAGCAGCCCACCAAACTGCTGCCCCCGGAGATGAGCCTCGACGGCTTCCGGCGCGTCTTCGGCACCCAGAGCGGCGACGCCGCGATCGCCGCCGGAGGATCGGGCCAAGAGATCAACTTCTGGGCCTACCTGCGCAACTCCGTGGTGGTCGCCACCCTGGTCACCGTCGGCCAGGTGCTCTTCTCCGCGATGGCCGCCTACGCCTTCAGCCGGCTGCAGTGGAAGGGCCGCTCCTTCTTCTACGGCCTCTTCCTGGCGGGCCTGATGGTCCCGACCATCTTCACCTTCCTGCCCAACTTCGTGCTGATCAAGCAGCTGGGACTGTTGGACAGCGTCTTCGGCATCGCCTTGCCGAGCATGCTCATGACGCCCTTCGCGGTCTTCTTCCTGCGCCAGTTCTTCGCGAACATCCCCACGGAACTGGAGGAGGCGGCGCTGTTTGGACGGCTCCAGCAAGATCCGAAACTTCTTCACCCTGATCCTGCCGATGAGCGCCGCACCCCTCGCGACGCTGTCGATCCTGACCTACATCGCCGCATGGAATGA
- a CDS encoding DUF6454 family protein codes for MKRSQRLGLALATVVATATTLTAAPMATAGQDRLDPEAIAVGQLTRGNAWTQTASLKLDFDTFHMQGMSVVGDHIWISSVEILEPTVKHPAPVDGMDRTAGKGRGHVFVVTRDGKLVKDIVLGEGDIYHPGGIDFDGRKVWVPVAEYRPHSKSIVYTIDPDTYRVREEFRADDHVGGVVNDRKHRKIAAVTWGSREFLTFKKGRLVDEMSNPSAMVDYQDCEYSGAGTMICTGITGLKDADGKPFELGGIALLDIRSGSLINEVPVQVFSNNKHVVTRNPVAFEANGDSLTMFAAPDDGEEGSELLVYSTQI; via the coding sequence ATGAAGCGCTCCCAGCGTCTTGGTCTTGCCCTCGCCACCGTCGTCGCGACGGCCACCACATTGACGGCGGCCCCGATGGCCACCGCCGGCCAGGACCGCCTCGACCCCGAGGCCATCGCCGTCGGGCAGCTCACCCGCGGCAATGCGTGGACCCAGACCGCCAGCCTCAAGCTGGACTTCGACACCTTCCACATGCAGGGCATGAGCGTGGTCGGCGACCACATCTGGATCTCCAGCGTCGAGATCCTCGAACCCACCGTGAAGCACCCGGCACCGGTCGATGGCATGGACCGCACTGCGGGCAAGGGACGTGGACACGTCTTCGTCGTCACCCGCGACGGCAAGCTGGTCAAGGACATCGTGCTGGGCGAGGGCGACATCTACCACCCCGGTGGCATCGACTTCGACGGCCGCAAGGTGTGGGTCCCGGTGGCCGAGTACCGCCCGCACAGCAAGTCGATCGTCTACACCATCGACCCGGACACCTACCGGGTGCGCGAGGAGTTCCGTGCCGACGACCACGTGGGTGGCGTGGTGAACGACCGCAAACATCGCAAGATTGCCGCCGTCACCTGGGGCAGCCGCGAATTCCTGACCTTCAAGAAGGGGCGGCTCGTGGACGAGATGAGCAACCCGTCGGCGATGGTGGACTACCAGGACTGCGAGTACTCCGGTGCCGGCACCATGATCTGCACCGGCATCACCGGCCTGAAGGACGCCGACGGCAAGCCCTTCGAGCTCGGCGGCATCGCCCTGCTGGACATCCGCAGCGGAAGCCTCATCAACGAGGTCCCCGTCCAGGTCTTCAGCAACAACAAGCACGTGGTCACCCGCAACCCCGTGGCATTCGAGGCCAACGGTGACAGCCTGACGATGTTCGCTGCGCCCGACGACGGTGAAGAGGGCTCGGAGCTGCTCGTCTACTCCACCCAGATCTGA
- a CDS encoding ROK family transcriptional regulator has translation MNDLDGLDPTSRRVALAVLRQGPVSRADLCGMLGLSAPSLTRLTKPLLASGLLKQGDPVAPTTTGRPALPLDVAAERAHFVGAKFIPGELHLVLTDLKGRVLERRTATGDYSSPEVAVRELATELRRLTTTDPAGIGVSLGASVTEAGEVQGVWFMGWPSVALQGMVAQACGLPCVVENDVNAFTLAEHWFGFGRGSRDFAVLTIGAGVGLGLVCGDELVRGHEGRAGMIGALTLADGRRVHEVVETSHVEARLSEAGDEGRDAILDDVAQAIGQMVGQACLVSAPERVLVSGEGAALLLGHEEALRDGLARYADLPADALRIEALGFDEWARGSAAMAIRAHLT, from the coding sequence GTGAACGATCTCGACGGCCTCGACCCGACCTCGCGGCGCGTGGCCCTGGCGGTGCTCCGCCAGGGCCCGGTCTCGCGGGCCGACCTGTGCGGGATGCTCGGGCTGTCTGCGCCCAGCCTTACCCGGCTGACCAAGCCGCTGCTGGCCAGCGGCCTGCTCAAGCAGGGGGATCCGGTGGCCCCGACCACCACGGGCCGTCCCGCGCTGCCGCTGGACGTGGCAGCGGAGCGGGCCCACTTCGTGGGGGCCAAGTTCATCCCGGGAGAGCTTCACCTGGTGCTCACGGACCTCAAGGGACGCGTCCTCGAGCGTCGGACGGCGACGGGTGACTACTCCTCGCCCGAGGTGGCGGTCCGGGAACTTGCCACCGAGCTGCGGCGCCTGACGACGACGGATCCCGCCGGGATCGGGGTCAGCCTCGGTGCCAGCGTCACAGAGGCCGGCGAGGTGCAGGGTGTCTGGTTCATGGGGTGGCCCTCGGTCGCCCTGCAGGGGATGGTCGCACAAGCGTGTGGGCTGCCGTGTGTCGTGGAGAACGACGTGAACGCCTTCACCCTGGCCGAGCACTGGTTCGGCTTTGGGCGTGGCAGCCGGGACTTCGCCGTGCTGACGATCGGCGCGGGTGTCGGGCTGGGCCTGGTCTGCGGCGACGAATTGGTCCGCGGCCACGAGGGGAGGGCCGGCATGATCGGCGCCCTGACCCTGGCAGACGGACGGCGCGTGCACGAGGTGGTGGAGACCAGCCACGTCGAGGCCCGCCTGTCCGAGGCGGGGGACGAGGGCCGTGATGCCATCCTCGACGACGTCGCCCAGGCCATCGGCCAGATGGTGGGACAGGCATGCCTGGTCAGCGCCCCGGAGCGGGTCCTGGTCTCCGGCGAGGGCGCGGCGCTGCTCCTCGGACACGAGGAGGCGCTGCGCGACGGGCTGGCCCGCTATGCGGACCTGCCCGCCGACGCGCTGCGCATCGAGGCGCTGGGCTTCGACGAGTGGGCGCGCGGATCGGCCGCGATGGCGATCCGCGCCCACCTCACCTGA
- a CDS encoding ABC transporter substrate-binding protein: protein MNPNKYGKKLLASALAAVTAFGLTLSGCSSSSSDDDTTMSSSANVIDYWLWDSAQQPGYQKCADGFAKANPGLSVKITQMGWDDYWSKLTAGFVADQAPDVFTNHLGKYAQFVDLGVLLPLDDLEATKDINSDDFQEGLGDLWKGQDGKRYGAPKDWDTIGYFYDKLVTDAAGLTTEQLGKLTWNPDDGGTFEKAIAHLTVDVNGKRGDEPGFDKDKVKVYGLASDGAGGGNFGQTQWGAYAASHGWAPTDKNPWGTKFRMDDPTFQKTVAWYYGLADKGFMPKYETFGKDTGSYAQFAAGKAALAMNGSWMISSFQGMKGIDLHVAPTPIGPSGHRASPFNGLADSVTRFTDNREGSAKWVAYMASDECQNIIGASGVVFPARKKGTEISLETRKKAGLDVSAFTEHVEKGTTQQQVVIQNAADVTALMEPEFDAQFIGSHSAGDLTKLNEQLNTLFEITAK from the coding sequence ATGAACCCCAACAAGTACGGCAAGAAGCTGCTGGCCAGCGCCCTGGCCGCGGTCACCGCCTTTGGGTTGACGCTGTCCGGCTGCAGCAGCAGCTCCAGCGACGACGACACGACGATGTCCTCGTCGGCCAATGTCATCGACTACTGGCTGTGGGACTCCGCCCAGCAGCCCGGCTACCAGAAGTGTGCCGACGGCTTCGCCAAGGCCAATCCGGGGCTGAGCGTCAAGATCACCCAGATGGGCTGGGACGACTACTGGAGCAAGCTGACCGCCGGCTTCGTGGCCGACCAGGCCCCCGACGTGTTCACCAACCACCTGGGCAAGTACGCCCAGTTCGTGGACCTCGGTGTGCTGCTGCCGCTGGATGACCTCGAGGCCACCAAGGACATCAACTCCGACGACTTCCAGGAGGGGCTCGGAGACCTGTGGAAGGGTCAGGACGGCAAGCGATACGGCGCCCCGAAGGACTGGGACACCATCGGCTACTTCTACGACAAGTTGGTCACCGATGCCGCCGGCCTCACCACCGAGCAGCTGGGCAAGCTCACCTGGAATCCCGACGACGGGGGGACCTTCGAGAAGGCCATCGCCCACCTCACCGTCGACGTGAACGGCAAGCGGGGTGACGAGCCCGGCTTCGACAAGGACAAGGTCAAGGTCTACGGACTGGCCAGCGACGGTGCCGGTGGCGGCAACTTCGGGCAGACCCAGTGGGGCGCCTATGCCGCCTCGCACGGTTGGGCTCCCACGGACAAGAACCCGTGGGGCACGAAGTTCCGGATGGATGACCCCACCTTCCAGAAGACCGTGGCCTGGTACTACGGCCTGGCGGACAAGGGCTTCATGCCCAAGTACGAGACCTTCGGCAAGGACACCGGCTCCTACGCCCAGTTCGCGGCCGGCAAGGCAGCGCTGGCCATGAACGGCTCCTGGATGATCTCCAGCTTCCAGGGGATGAAGGGGATCGACCTGCACGTCGCCCCCACTCCCATCGGACCCAGCGGCCACCGGGCCAGCCCCTTCAATGGTCTGGCCGACTCGGTGACGCGCTTCACGGACAACCGGGAGGGTTCGGCCAAGTGGGTGGCCTACATGGCCAGCGACGAGTGCCAGAACATCATCGGCGCTTCCGGCGTGGTCTTCCCGGCCCGCAAGAAGGGGACCGAGATCTCCCTGGAGACCCGCAAGAAGGCCGGTCTGGACGTGAGCGCCTTCACCGAACACGTCGAGAAGGGCACCACACAGCAGCAGGTGGTGATCCAGAATGCCGCCGATGTCACCGCCCTGATGGAGCCCGAGTTCGACGCGCAGTTCATCGGATCACACTCCGCGGGTGACCTGACCAAGCTCAATGAGCAGTTGAACACACTGTTCGAGATCACCGCCAAGTAG
- a CDS encoding carbohydrate ABC transporter permease, protein MASPHPAPPSELRHSRRKDDTGLALAFIAPALVGFLVFLLWPTLRGIYLSFTTFNLLTPPEFVGLDNYARMFHDPIFWNAAMVTVEYVAINIGIQTVLALLIAVLMDRLTKSTFVRGVVLTPYLVSNVVAAMVFLWILDSQLGIFNEFLTWVGADRIPFLTDERWVIPTIALINVWRHMGYTALLIFAGLQTIPPSAYEAAKVDGASEWKMFWKITMPLLRPILALVLIMTVIGSFQVFDSVAVTTGGGPVNSSRVLQLYIYDMAFGRFQFGYASALSVALLVILLVITIIQYRLTRAGQTDLN, encoded by the coding sequence ATGGCTTCGCCCCATCCCGCCCCACCCTCCGAACTGCGCCACTCGCGCCGCAAGGATGACACCGGCCTGGCGCTGGCATTCATCGCGCCAGCCCTGGTCGGTTTCCTGGTCTTCCTGCTGTGGCCCACGCTTCGTGGCATCTACCTCAGCTTCACCACGTTCAACCTGCTCACCCCGCCGGAGTTCGTCGGCCTCGACAACTATGCGCGGATGTTCCACGACCCGATCTTCTGGAATGCCGCCATGGTCACCGTCGAGTACGTCGCGATCAACATCGGCATCCAGACGGTGCTCGCGCTGCTGATCGCCGTCCTGATGGACCGGCTCACCAAGTCCACCTTCGTGCGCGGTGTGGTGCTGACGCCCTACCTTGTCTCCAATGTGGTGGCCGCCATGGTCTTCCTGTGGATCCTCGACTCCCAGCTGGGCATCTTCAACGAATTCCTGACCTGGGTCGGGGCGGACCGGATCCCCTTCCTCACCGACGAGAGGTGGGTGATCCCCACCATCGCCCTGATCAATGTGTGGCGTCACATGGGCTACACCGCACTGCTGATCTTCGCCGGTCTGCAGACGATCCCCCCGAGCGCCTACGAGGCCGCCAAGGTGGACGGCGCCAGCGAATGGAAGATGTTCTGGAAGATCACCATGCCGCTGCTGCGCCCCATCCTTGCGCTGGTGCTGATCATGACGGTGATCGGCTCCTTCCAGGTCTTCGACTCCGTCGCCGTCACCACCGGTGGCGGGCCCGTGAACTCCTCGCGGGTGCTGCAGCTCTACATCTACGACATGGCCTTCGGACGCTTCCAGTTCGGCTATGCCTCGGCCCTCTCGGTCGCCCTCCTGGTGATCCTGCTGGTCATCACCATCATCCAGTACCGGCTCACCCGCGCCGGCCAGACCGACCTGAACTGA